A stretch of Sphingorhabdus sp. YGSMI21 DNA encodes these proteins:
- a CDS encoding D-aminoacylase, giving the protein MHDLVIRGGTVVDGTGGAPFVADVAIDGDRVSLVGTVAAKGREEIDASGKFVTPGFVDVHTHYDGQATWDDEMAPSSWHGITTVVMGNCGVGFAPARPDRHEWLINLMEGVEDIPGTALAEGMSWNWETFPEYLDELERMPRTVDVATHVPHGAVRAYVLGDREKPGAVPTEDEIEQMSKIVEDGLKAGALGFSTSRTILHRSIDGELVPGTTATKEELIGIGRAMGRVGYGVFEMASDLNKEWDEFGWMGDLSRETGMPVTFAALQSIAKEQSLDEQIANMRAENDNGANIVAQIALRGNGIVMAWQGTVHPFVRHPSWMAMEELSWDEKYAKLKDPAFKAQLLSETAEMPEQVDMVPVFMVITQGWAAQFEMDEDFDYEPQADESIAARAEAAGKSGAEYAYDLMMGDDGKGFIYLPLLNYMDGNLDFLETLQQADDTVNSLSDGGAHCGTICDAASPTFMLEHWVKNRKRGTISIENAIKRQCLDTARLYGLNDRGVLKPGYLADVNVIDMERIKLGKPWLAFDLPAGGKRLLQKADGYDYTIKSGQVTFKGGVVTEKRPGGLIRGPQMVEMLEAAE; this is encoded by the coding sequence ATGCATGATCTGGTAATTCGTGGTGGTACGGTGGTTGATGGCACAGGCGGTGCGCCTTTCGTGGCCGATGTGGCGATTGATGGGGATCGCGTTTCGCTGGTCGGAACAGTGGCCGCAAAAGGTCGCGAAGAGATTGATGCATCGGGAAAATTCGTCACGCCGGGCTTTGTCGACGTGCACACCCATTATGACGGGCAGGCGACCTGGGACGATGAAATGGCGCCGTCGAGCTGGCACGGCATCACCACAGTCGTGATGGGCAATTGCGGCGTCGGTTTTGCCCCCGCTCGGCCCGACCGGCACGAATGGCTGATCAACCTGATGGAAGGCGTCGAGGATATTCCCGGTACCGCTTTGGCCGAAGGGATGAGCTGGAACTGGGAGACATTCCCCGAATATCTCGACGAGCTGGAAAGAATGCCACGCACGGTCGATGTCGCAACCCATGTGCCGCATGGTGCGGTTCGTGCCTATGTGCTGGGTGACAGAGAGAAGCCCGGCGCCGTTCCTACCGAAGACGAAATCGAGCAGATGTCGAAGATCGTCGAGGATGGCCTGAAAGCCGGCGCTCTCGGATTCTCGACCTCGCGGACAATCCTGCACCGCAGCATCGACGGCGAGCTGGTTCCCGGCACGACCGCGACCAAGGAAGAATTGATCGGTATCGGCCGCGCGATGGGCCGGGTCGGTTATGGCGTGTTCGAAATGGCGAGCGATCTCAACAAGGAATGGGACGAATTTGGCTGGATGGGCGACCTCAGCCGCGAAACCGGCATGCCGGTGACCTTTGCGGCGCTGCAGTCGATCGCCAAGGAGCAGTCGCTCGATGAACAGATCGCCAATATGCGGGCGGAAAATGACAATGGCGCCAATATCGTTGCGCAGATCGCGCTGCGCGGGAACGGCATCGTCATGGCCTGGCAGGGCACGGTCCATCCCTTTGTCCGCCACCCGAGCTGGATGGCGATGGAAGAGCTGAGCTGGGACGAGAAATATGCGAAACTCAAGGATCCGGCGTTCAAGGCACAATTGCTGAGCGAGACTGCCGAGATGCCGGAGCAGGTCGATATGGTGCCGGTCTTCATGGTGATCACACAAGGCTGGGCTGCGCAGTTCGAAATGGACGAGGATTTCGACTATGAACCGCAGGCCGACGAAAGCATTGCCGCGCGCGCCGAAGCCGCCGGCAAATCCGGCGCGGAATATGCCTATGACCTGATGATGGGAGATGACGGCAAGGGGTTTATCTATCTGCCGCTGCTCAACTATATGGATGGCAATCTCGATTTCCTCGAGACATTGCAGCAGGCGGATGACACGGTGAACAGCCTGTCCGACGGCGGCGCGCATTGCGGCACAATTTGCGACGCGGCCAGCCCGACTTTCATGCTCGAACATTGGGTGAAGAACCGCAAGCGCGGCACGATCAGCATTGAGAACGCGATCAAGCGGCAATGTCTGGATACCGCGCGCCTTTATGGCTTGAACGATCGGGGTGTGCTGAAGCCCGGCTATCTGGCAGACGTCAACGTGATCGACATGGAGCGGATCAAGCTTGGCAAGCCATGGCTTGCCTTTGACCTGCCGGCGGGCGGCAAGCGCCTGCTGCAAAAGGCTGACGGTTATGACTATACGATCAAGTCGGGGCAAGTGACCTTCAAGGGCGGTGTCGTGACCGAGAAACGCCCCGGTGGTCTGATCCGCGGACCGCAAATGGTCGAAATGCTCGAAGCGGCGGAATAA
- a CDS encoding alpha-amylase: MKKFAFAGAMIASCTLASPALAHDVRADDHAPIGVSADHTHKKGEIMFSLRYMHMEMSGNQIGTDSISNDAIVTTIPNRFAGMPMQPPTLRLVPQSMSKDMVMLGAMYSPADWITLVAMLPYSERESIITTYAGPTGTTVLGDFQTNPKGIGDISAGAIFPLLGQKPATSDTGTELNLRAVVGMPTGSTDETAQTLSPMNMQMTMTMPYGMQSGSGTWDLKPALTLKQWAGRWSFGAQYAGTIRTGTNDNGYRLGDVHEGSLWASYLPAQWISLSGRVRAQSAGKIDGLNPNVMGPVQTANPDFSGGERVDLLGGVNFVATHGPLAGHRLGIEIGAPVYQNVNGPQMTGDWMLTVGWQKAF; the protein is encoded by the coding sequence ATGAAGAAATTCGCTTTTGCAGGCGCGATGATCGCGTCCTGCACCCTCGCCTCTCCGGCACTTGCCCATGATGTGCGGGCCGACGACCATGCGCCCATCGGCGTATCGGCCGACCATACGCACAAGAAAGGCGAGATCATGTTCTCGCTGCGCTACATGCATATGGAGATGAGCGGCAACCAGATCGGCACCGATAGCATCAGCAATGATGCCATCGTGACCACCATCCCGAACCGCTTTGCCGGCATGCCGATGCAGCCACCAACCTTGCGGCTGGTACCTCAATCGATGTCGAAGGACATGGTGATGCTGGGCGCCATGTATTCGCCCGCAGACTGGATCACCCTGGTCGCCATGCTGCCCTATAGCGAGCGGGAATCAATCATCACGACCTATGCGGGGCCAACCGGGACGACGGTGCTGGGAGACTTTCAGACCAATCCCAAAGGCATTGGCGATATCAGCGCCGGCGCGATCTTCCCGCTGCTCGGGCAGAAGCCAGCGACCAGCGATACCGGGACGGAACTGAACCTGCGCGCCGTAGTCGGCATGCCAACTGGCTCGACCGATGAAACCGCCCAGACGCTGTCTCCGATGAACATGCAAATGACCATGACCATGCCCTATGGCATGCAGAGCGGGTCAGGCACCTGGGACCTGAAGCCGGCGCTGACACTCAAGCAATGGGCGGGCAGATGGAGCTTTGGCGCCCAATATGCGGGAACCATCCGCACCGGCACCAATGATAATGGCTATCGGCTCGGGGATGTCCATGAGGGCTCCCTATGGGCCAGCTATTTGCCGGCGCAATGGATCAGCCTCTCGGGCCGCGTCCGTGCACAATCCGCTGGCAAGATCGACGGCCTCAACCCCAATGTGATGGGACCGGTGCAGACCGCAAATCCAGACTTTTCCGGTGGAGAGCGGGTCGACCTGCTCGGCGGTGTCAATTTCGTCGCCACCCACGGTCCGCTGGCAGGACACCGGCTCGGCATCGAGATCGGCGCGCCGGTCTACCAGAATGTCAACGGTCCCCAGATGACCGGCGACTGGATGCTGACCGTCGGCTGGCAGAAGGCGTTTTAG